The bacterium genome has a window encoding:
- a CDS encoding cupin domain-containing protein, which produces MEIVRAQRTQARPTDTPQNFGGTVHMQRMRQAADATMVDLVAVFFDAGARTRPHVHASDQILYVVEGQGIVATERERRLIRPGDIVIVPAGEWHWHGATDASAMCHLSTRPAGATDWNAPVRDWDTYMEGAR; this is translated from the coding sequence ATGGAGATCGTCCGTGCCCAGCGTACCCAGGCCCGGCCCACCGACACGCCGCAGAACTTCGGCGGCACGGTGCACATGCAGCGGATGCGGCAGGCCGCCGACGCGACGATGGTCGACCTGGTCGCGGTGTTTTTCGACGCGGGGGCGCGGACGCGCCCGCACGTCCACGCGTCCGATCAGATCCTCTACGTCGTCGAGGGCCAGGGCATCGTGGCGACGGAGCGCGAACGCCGCCTCATCCGGCCGGGCGACATCGTCATCGTCCCGGCGGGCGAGTGGCACTGGCATGGGGCGACCGACGCGTCGGCGATGTGCCATCTCTCGACGCGCCCCGCCGGAGCGACGGACTGGAACGCGCCCGTTCGCGATTGGGACACGTATATGGAGGGGGCGCGCTGA
- the nusG gene encoding transcription termination/antitermination protein NusG: MAAGEAPSEDEAARAARGSRWFVIHTYSGYENKVRTNLERRITSMGQADKIFRILVPTEDEIEIKDGKRRIAKKKVFPGYVLVEMIMDDDSWYVVRNTPGVTGFVGSGAKPLPLQDREVKTILKQLGDETPKFRITYQKGSAVRINSGPFMDFSGVVDEILPEKEKVRVLVSIFGRETPVELDFAQVEKI; encoded by the coding sequence CTGGCAGCGGGCGAGGCGCCCTCGGAGGACGAGGCGGCCCGCGCGGCGCGGGGCTCCCGGTGGTTCGTGATCCACACGTACTCCGGGTACGAGAACAAGGTGCGCACCAACCTGGAACGGCGGATCACCTCGATGGGTCAGGCGGACAAGATCTTCCGGATCCTGGTCCCCACCGAGGACGAAATCGAGATCAAAGACGGCAAGCGGCGGATCGCGAAGAAAAAGGTCTTTCCGGGGTACGTGCTGGTGGAGATGATCATGGACGACGACTCGTGGTACGTCGTGCGGAACACGCCCGGCGTCACGGGGTTCGTCGGTTCGGGCGCCAAGCCGCTGCCGCTGCAGGATCGCGAGGTCAAGACAATCTTAAAGCAGCTCGGCGACGAGACGCCGAAGTTCCGGATCACCTACCAGAAGGGCTCCGCGGTCCGCATCAACTCCGGGCCGTTCATGGACTTCAGCGGCGTCGTCGACGAGATCTTGCCGGAGAAGGAGAAGGTCCGCGTGCTCGTGTCGATCTTCGGCCGGGAGACGCCGGTCGAACTCGACTTCGCGCAGGTCGAGAAGATCTAG
- a CDS encoding response regulator transcription factor, translating into MTGARVLVVDDEAQILRLLRRTLEAHGYTIEAVDSGRSALDAAERRRPDAILLDLMLPDLDGLEVCRRLRERLDAPIVVLSARGEERAKVEALDLGADDYLTKPFGTAELLARLRVALRHAAGNPRGPIVQAGDLTIDLDRRLVSLAGTPLHLTPKEYDALKHLAQHAGRVVTHRTLLAAVWGPEYGEELHYLHVVVNQLRRKIEPDTSQPRYILTEPGVGYRFHLPD; encoded by the coding sequence ATGACCGGCGCGCGCGTGCTGGTCGTCGATGACGAGGCGCAGATCCTGCGCCTGCTGCGACGGACGCTCGAGGCGCACGGCTACACGATCGAGGCAGTTGACAGCGGCCGGAGCGCGCTCGACGCGGCCGAACGGCGCCGTCCCGACGCCATCCTGCTCGACCTCATGCTGCCGGACCTGGACGGCCTGGAGGTCTGCCGCCGGCTGCGCGAACGGCTCGACGCGCCGATCGTCGTCCTGTCCGCGCGGGGCGAAGAACGCGCCAAGGTCGAGGCGTTGGATCTCGGGGCCGACGATTATCTCACCAAGCCGTTCGGCACCGCGGAGCTGCTGGCCCGTTTGCGAGTGGCGCTGCGCCACGCCGCAGGCAATCCCAGGGGTCCGATCGTCCAGGCCGGCGATCTCACCATCGACCTGGACCGCCGGCTCGTGAGCCTCGCCGGCACGCCGCTGCACCTGACGCCCAAGGAATACGACGCGCTCAAACATCTGGCGCAACACGCCGGCCGCGTCGTGACGCACCGCACCCTGCTCGCGGCCGTGTGGGGTCCCGAATACGGTGAAGAACTCCACTACCTGCACGTCGTGGTGAATCAGCTCCGTCGGAAAATCGAGCCCGATACCTCGCAACCCCGCTACATCCTCACCGAGCCGGGTGTCGGCTACCGCTTCCACCTGCCGGACTGA
- a CDS encoding ATP-binding protein, with protein sequence MNGRRGVEPLPLLAAYAAALAGVGLVSLATWLARASLSLAPIALVHLLAVFCAALIWGMGPAIASSILAFVALDYLFVPPFFSLTIAAPSEVTSLLVFLAVAIVTSRLAAWARVRARDAEARARESNVLLRLSDATADAASTDDVLHVIAELARELFHVPGCAILLPDCIGVLGVRAAAPAGVHAGLTREEDGVVAFVWRDRVIIPYGGALYLPLRLRAEPIGVLRMRMPAAAQPLAPAEQGLLRAFAAAAAAAIDRRGLQDAATHAEVLRRSDELKTALLGSVSHDLRTPLATLKTGITALLHSEVPWDREAQQELLVAANEEVDRLTRLINNLLDLTRIEAGALTPDRQWYEAGELISDGVRRAANRIRDHRIVVDVADGDRPVFLDYVEIQQVLTNLLDNAAKYAPAGTDIYVSGGAEGDAFVMRVRDRGPGIPVSEADRIFSKFFRVAGRPTGTGLGLAICRGLVEAHGGRIVVENPGQTGAVFAVSLPLATPPALAGSSA encoded by the coding sequence GTGAACGGGCGCCGGGGCGTCGAGCCGCTTCCACTGCTCGCCGCATACGCCGCGGCCCTCGCCGGGGTGGGGCTCGTCAGCCTCGCGACGTGGCTGGCGCGGGCCTCCCTCTCCCTCGCGCCCATCGCGCTCGTCCATCTCCTGGCGGTCTTCTGCGCGGCGCTCATCTGGGGCATGGGACCCGCCATCGCCAGCAGCATCCTCGCTTTCGTGGCGCTGGACTACTTGTTCGTACCGCCGTTCTTTTCGCTCACGATCGCCGCTCCGTCGGAAGTCACCTCGCTCCTCGTGTTCCTCGCCGTCGCCATCGTCACCAGCCGTCTCGCGGCCTGGGCCCGGGTCCGGGCCCGCGACGCCGAAGCCCGGGCACGGGAATCCAACGTCCTCCTGCGGCTGAGCGACGCGACCGCCGACGCGGCCAGCACGGACGACGTCCTCCACGTCATCGCAGAACTCGCCCGCGAGCTGTTCCACGTCCCGGGCTGCGCCATCCTTCTGCCGGATTGCATCGGGGTGCTGGGCGTGCGGGCGGCCGCGCCGGCCGGGGTGCATGCCGGACTGACACGAGAAGAAGACGGGGTCGTGGCATTCGTCTGGCGCGACCGGGTGATCATCCCGTACGGCGGCGCCTTGTACCTGCCGCTTCGGCTCCGCGCCGAGCCGATCGGCGTGCTGCGGATGCGCATGCCGGCCGCGGCTCAACCGCTCGCGCCGGCCGAGCAGGGCCTCTTGCGCGCGTTTGCGGCCGCGGCGGCGGCCGCGATCGACCGCCGCGGCCTTCAGGATGCCGCCACGCACGCGGAGGTGCTGCGGCGGTCCGACGAGCTCAAGACCGCGCTCCTCGGCTCCGTCTCCCACGACCTGCGGACGCCGCTCGCCACGCTCAAAACCGGAATCACGGCACTGCTGCACTCCGAAGTGCCGTGGGACCGGGAGGCGCAGCAAGAACTGCTGGTCGCGGCGAACGAGGAGGTCGACCGGCTCACACGCTTGATCAACAACCTGCTGGATCTCACGCGGATCGAGGCCGGCGCGTTGACGCCGGACCGCCAATGGTATGAGGCCGGGGAGTTGATCAGCGACGGCGTGCGCCGCGCCGCCAACCGCATCCGCGATCATCGCATCGTCGTCGACGTGGCGGACGGCGATCGACCGGTCTTTCTCGACTACGTGGAGATTCAACAGGTCCTTACCAACCTGCTCGACAACGCGGCGAAGTACGCGCCGGCCGGGACCGACATCTATGTAAGCGGTGGCGCCGAGGGGGACGCGTTCGTGATGCGCGTGCGCGACCGCGGCCCGGGGATTCCGGTGTCCGAAGCCGACCGGATCTTCTCGAAATTCTTCCGTGTCGCCGGACGCCCCACCGGCACAGGGCTCGGCCTCGCGATTTGCCGGGGTCTCGTCGAGGCCCACGGCGGCCGGATCGTCGTCGAGAACCCCGGCCAGACCGGCGCGGTGTTCGCGGTGTCCCTCCCGCTGGCTACGCCGCCGGCCCTCGCCGGCTCATCCGCATGA
- the secE gene encoding preprotein translocase subunit SecE, which produces MARGSEGATGPIVGKPAARVQTPERPRPVRAAPRRLPRSVEAGLQFLKDVRAEMNRVAWPDRKAVIASSVVVVFVLVVTAAYLAGIDVVFAKLLEPILKAR; this is translated from the coding sequence ATGGCGCGAGGATCAGAAGGAGCCACCGGGCCGATCGTGGGGAAGCCGGCCGCGCGGGTGCAGACCCCCGAGCGGCCGCGGCCGGTTCGCGCCGCGCCGCGCCGCCTGCCGCGTTCGGTCGAGGCGGGGCTACAGTTCCTCAAGGATGTCCGGGCCGAAATGAACCGCGTTGCCTGGCCGGATCGCAAGGCCGTGATCGCGTCCTCGGTGGTCGTCGTGTTCGTCCTCGTTGTGACCGCGGCGTACCTCGCCGGGATCGATGTGGTCTTTGCGAAACTGCTCGAACCAATTTTGAAGGCCCGGTAA
- a CDS encoding ABC transporter substrate-binding protein: MLRRAMAMMVAAALGIGSASMAAAQGVRRGGTLRVAISGDLVTLDPHLSGAAIDRQPYQNVFDKLVDTDEHLTIVPVLATSWTVSPDGRTVVFKLRQGVTFHDGTPFGAEAVKVNFDRMLDPKFPPIRKAEMRPVQRVVVVDPSTVQVVMERPYSPLLYALTDRAGMMLSPAALAKEGMNFTQHPVGTGPFRFVERVPQDHTTFERNPGYWAKGLPYADRLVFRPITSDPARIANLKSGDVDIVANVPLPQVPELATEAARPGATFRLLERGPFQWNAMPLNVTRPPFDNKLLRQALSLTIDRQVLANAVLRGAAYPARSFFPNGTPAFDPSIPVPARNVALAKEKLAQAGHPGGFTFTLLLASTGQQDASIAQAIQSMAADAGIHVEIQILEGGAFLATMQKLQHQATLSIWSGRPDPDFDVYPFVTQTGIGGLNLAGYVSDRATVLLDGARLLGDMSQRRRAYTDVGRIVADDVPYVFLFYPKEYKLVGTHVRGFVPQPDGMVRLRSVWLAP; encoded by the coding sequence GTGCTGCGCAGGGCGATGGCCATGATGGTGGCCGCGGCGCTCGGAATCGGCTCGGCTTCGATGGCCGCGGCGCAGGGCGTGCGCCGGGGCGGCACGCTGCGGGTGGCGATCAGCGGCGATCTCGTGACGCTCGATCCTCATCTGTCCGGCGCGGCGATCGACCGTCAGCCCTACCAGAACGTCTTCGACAAACTCGTCGACACGGACGAACACCTGACGATCGTGCCGGTGCTGGCGACGTCGTGGACGGTGTCACCCGACGGCCGGACGGTGGTGTTCAAGCTGCGGCAGGGCGTCACGTTCCACGACGGCACGCCGTTCGGCGCCGAGGCGGTCAAAGTCAACTTCGACCGGATGCTGGACCCGAAGTTTCCGCCGATCCGAAAGGCCGAGATGCGGCCGGTGCAGCGCGTCGTCGTCGTCGATCCGTCCACGGTCCAGGTCGTGATGGAGCGGCCGTACAGTCCGCTGCTCTACGCGCTCACGGACCGCGCCGGCATGATGCTCTCGCCGGCGGCGCTCGCCAAAGAGGGCATGAACTTTACGCAGCACCCGGTCGGCACGGGGCCGTTCCGGTTCGTCGAGCGCGTGCCCCAAGACCACACCACGTTCGAGCGGAACCCCGGCTACTGGGCCAAGGGGCTCCCGTACGCGGACCGTCTCGTGTTTCGGCCCATCACGAGTGATCCGGCGCGGATCGCGAACTTAAAAAGCGGCGACGTGGACATCGTGGCGAACGTGCCGCTGCCCCAGGTGCCCGAGCTCGCCACAGAAGCGGCCCGGCCCGGCGCCACGTTCCGGCTGCTCGAGCGCGGCCCGTTCCAGTGGAACGCGATGCCGCTCAACGTGACCCGGCCCCCGTTCGATAACAAGCTGCTCCGGCAGGCGCTCAGTTTGACGATCGACCGGCAGGTGCTGGCCAACGCCGTCCTGCGGGGCGCGGCCTATCCCGCGCGGTCGTTCTTCCCGAACGGCACGCCGGCGTTCGATCCGTCGATTCCGGTGCCGGCGCGGAACGTCGCGCTGGCCAAGGAGAAGTTGGCGCAGGCCGGCCACCCGGGCGGGTTCACCTTCACCCTGCTGCTGGCGAGCACCGGCCAGCAGGACGCGTCCATTGCACAGGCGATCCAATCCATGGCCGCCGATGCCGGCATCCACGTGGAGATCCAGATCCTGGAGGGTGGAGCTTTTTTGGCGACGATGCAAAAGCTCCAGCATCAGGCGACGCTCAGCATCTGGAGCGGCCGGCCGGACCCGGACTTCGACGTCTATCCGTTCGTCACGCAGACCGGGATCGGGGGGCTCAACCTGGCGGGGTACGTGAGCGACCGCGCGACGGTGCTGCTCGACGGGGCGCGCCTGCTCGGCGACATGTCGCAGCGCCGCCGCGCCTATACGGACGTCGGCCGCATCGTGGCCGACGACGTGCCGTACGTCTTCCTGTTCTATCCCAAGGAGTACAAGCTGGTCGGCACCCACGTGCGCGGCTTCGTTCCGCAGCCGGACGGCATGGTGCGGCTCCGGTCGGTCTGGCTGGCGCCCTGA
- a CDS encoding APC family permease: protein MWGYADVGADIYAALGIVVAASMGLAPLAFAVAGCVYVLIGLAYTELASAYPVAGGGQYYTARGLGDFWGFIAGSALLLDYTIDIALFAAASAGYVNFFIPAFRDYSMAVGPLGHLNPIWAAETVLLILFLIWLNIRGIRESSLFNEIIGAVDMITESSVVMLGFLFAWKPDLLARQFLTQQPTFSQFMYGSSLAIISYVGLESISQAAQETRRPATIIPRTSLGLIFSVLLFAMAFSTLGMGMLPWQEIAAHQDDPVALLAHHIPLIGVVAGPFAALLGGTILLISANTGVMGSSRLTFSMSGLGLASEWMNAVHPRYRTPYRTIILFSIMAIVEALLAFLTPQAMDTLGNMYAFGATLAYLLVFISLVRLRFVDPVTPRPYRVPFNVKWRRRRGEVVQIPVLGFFGIAGVSLILFEVILTHRIGRIAGPSWVLLCLAYYIWFRRSHGYPVRGSLRRQWEADQIAILTSAEEYGLLEEYQFALEATARARARRSQQRGGG, encoded by the coding sequence ATGTGGGGCTACGCCGATGTGGGGGCCGACATCTACGCCGCTCTCGGCATCGTCGTGGCGGCCTCCATGGGCCTGGCGCCGCTTGCGTTCGCGGTCGCCGGCTGCGTGTACGTGCTTATCGGGCTGGCGTACACCGAACTCGCGAGCGCGTACCCCGTCGCCGGCGGCGGCCAATACTATACCGCGCGCGGGTTGGGCGACTTTTGGGGATTCATCGCGGGCTCCGCCCTGCTCCTCGACTACACGATCGACATCGCGCTCTTCGCCGCGGCCTCGGCCGGCTACGTGAATTTTTTCATCCCGGCGTTTCGTGACTACTCGATGGCGGTTGGACCGCTCGGCCACCTCAACCCAATCTGGGCGGCCGAAACGGTGTTGCTGATCCTGTTCCTCATCTGGCTCAATATCCGGGGCATCCGGGAGTCGTCGCTGTTTAACGAGATCATCGGCGCGGTCGACATGATCACCGAATCGTCGGTGGTCATGCTCGGTTTCCTCTTCGCGTGGAAACCGGACCTCCTTGCCCGCCAGTTCCTGACCCAGCAACCGACGTTCAGCCAGTTCATGTACGGATCGTCGCTCGCGATCATCTCGTACGTGGGCCTGGAATCCATCTCGCAGGCCGCGCAGGAGACGCGCCGGCCTGCCACCATCATCCCCCGCACCTCCCTGGGGCTCATTTTCAGCGTGCTGCTGTTTGCGATGGCCTTCTCCACGCTCGGCATGGGCATGCTCCCGTGGCAGGAAATCGCCGCCCACCAGGACGATCCGGTGGCGCTGCTCGCCCACCACATCCCGCTGATCGGCGTCGTCGCCGGCCCGTTTGCCGCGCTGCTGGGCGGCACGATCCTGCTGATTTCTGCCAACACGGGCGTCATGGGAAGTTCGCGGTTGACGTTCTCGATGAGCGGACTGGGTCTCGCCAGCGAGTGGATGAACGCCGTGCACCCCCGCTATCGCACGCCGTACCGCACCATCATCTTGTTCTCGATCATGGCGATCGTCGAGGCGCTGCTCGCATTCCTCACCCCGCAGGCGATGGACACGCTCGGCAACATGTACGCGTTCGGCGCGACGCTGGCGTATCTGCTGGTCTTCATCTCACTGGTGCGACTGCGCTTCGTGGATCCGGTCACGCCGAGACCGTACCGGGTGCCGTTCAACGTCAAATGGCGCCGCCGGCGCGGCGAGGTCGTGCAGATCCCGGTACTCGGCTTTTTCGGGATCGCCGGCGTCAGCCTGATCCTCTTCGAGGTGATTCTCACGCACCGGATCGGGCGGATCGCTGGCCCGAGCTGGGTGCTCCTCTGCCTCGCGTATTACATCTGGTTCCGGCGCAGCCACGGGTACCCCGTACGGGGCTCGCTCCGTCGACAGTGGGAAGCCGACCAGATCGCGATCCTGACGTCGGCGGAAGAGTACGGACTGCTCGAAGAGTATCAGTTTGCGCTCGAGGCGACGGCCAGAGCCCGCGCCCGCCGGTCGCAGCAGCGCGGCGGCGGATAG